A stretch of Acropora muricata isolate sample 2 chromosome 7, ASM3666990v1, whole genome shotgun sequence DNA encodes these proteins:
- the LOC136923891 gene encoding putative leucine-rich repeat-containing protein DDB_G0281931 isoform X2 translates to MEIFNQTGGYNWFTSSNWGNQSVPHCLWYGVTCENTSRYVISITLYNNNLVGTLPRSLWKLRNLQGLCIFANEGLEGSVGDIISANMTTLLRLELAFNKLSGPIPGEILPQMKSLVKIQLCCQSGGRFSGQIPKDIGNLTELEVLSLGENELHGTIPKSIGNLKKLWFLDFGATKNLQGGFENLFNLSSLRFMHLSLAGLNGTLPDEFGLYFPAMKECLLPGNNFGGQIPSTIGNMTNLRHLNLAKNNFTGKIPRSIGSIPCLKIIDLRQNRLNLQEEGLQFKSRCLEVLILAGNKDLTMSFEYFLESIAPINQSLRILNISACHFYGTIPLKLWNFQSLISVDVSHNFLSGRLPSPRDNLLVLLDLDVSVNNLSGQIPQEFARLLALEILDVSENPYMQKMAGSEPLPSYMTVDNTTLKRRNQLDNFKCPNARLSYNNGLVILDPRYYDYLLCICDIGFYGSGKTCLPCMKGAVCKDHMLPAQNMVINAGYWPSSRDQNVTHMVKCSHVLGTSSLVNTSCNPHGTCLCGLQWLEDGNSANSRPSTVCKKSCLCRKGSKDRFCSKCEEGFYKQGILCYPCPKTELSVYILVVLVVLTMVLLILAFAVFYEKKRFLSVVFAFVQIILVAVFSTLRIIPGWLLELNVVALIVGLAGRGKDTRGILKISVFYFQTLDALISSTNEIWPLKLLESQRYIGNVFNFQFSGLACTFPSLFTPLGGLVSLILLPIVCIMGILLYYALGYALLTIRGLPARRSQLRNSCLQLSIMLLNLTYFPIVKKTAAALAHCGKDGDYRYLLEAPWMECSGHTYTLLQVFGWLALVMYVFGIPFGVFLPLLRKKVAKRDQLDPQDKKSLDSWLGSIYLPYKEAFRSYFEILFLLRRMLIAFSLSLIPRFSSFQTIAVCLVHLASLCFQLHSRPFRDSYEKISLENSAETMVLLTLHFSFMNVRYAFLTPHASAPIVWLLVVVNAIVICSLVVCIILLLGRAHILPAPPQTPTQHDPEDAPDRPQSTYRNRFLSPLISDRKGNQYGTLHDA, encoded by the coding sequence TCACCTTATACAATAACAACTTAGTTGGCACCCTTCCAAGAAGTTTGTGGAAGCTTCGAAACTTACAGGGCTTGTGTATTTTCGCCAATGAAGGGTTGGAAGGCAGCGTGGGTGACATAATTTCTGCCAACATGACCACGTTGTTACGGCTCGAGCTTGCCTTCAACAAATTGTCCGGTCCGATTCCTGGGGAGATTTTGCCGCAGATGAAATCTCTGGTAAAAATTCAACTCTGCTGTCAATCGGGAGGTAGATTTTCTGGacaaattccaaaagacatcgGAAACTTGACGGAACTGGAAGTGCTAAGCCTCGGGGAAAACGAATTGCACGGTACAATTCCAAAGAGCATTGGCAACTTGAAAAAACTCTGGTTTCTGGATTTTGGAGCGACTAAAAATTTACAAGGCGGATTTGAAAATCTGTTCAACTTGTCATCTTTACGCTTCATGCATCTTTCTCTCGCTGGACTGAATGGGACACTGCCGGACGAGTTTGGATTGTATTTTCCTGCGATGAAAGAGTGTCTCTTGCCTGGAAATAATTTTGGGGGACAGATTCCCTCGACGATCGGTAACATGACTAATCTGCGGCATTTGAACTTGGCAAAGAACAATTTTACAGGGAAAATTCCCAGAAGCATTGGTTCAATTCCCTGTCTAAAGATAATAGACCTACGTCAAAATCGCTTAAATTTGCAGGAGGAAGGACTTCAGTTCAAGTCACGATGTTTGGAGGTACTGATTCTGGCCGGCAACAAAGACCTTACAATGAGTTTCGAATACTTTTTGGAGTCCATAGCACCGATAAATCAGTCGTTGCGCATTTTAAACATAAGCGCGTGTCATTTCTATGGCACCATCCCATTAAAGCTGTGGAACTTTCAAAGCTTGATCTCTGTAGATGTAAGCCATAACTTTCTGTCCGGAAGGCTTCCATCGCCCCGTGATAACCTTTTAGTTCTTCTCGACCTAGATGTTTCAGTAAATAACCTTTCGGGGCAAATTCCTCAAGAGTTCGCGAGACTACTTGCGCTGGAAATCCTTGACGTTTCAGAGAATCCGTACATGCAGAAAATGGCTGGAAGTGAACCATTACCAAGCTACATGACGGTGGATAATACAACATTGAAGCGCAGAAATCAGTTGGATAATTTTAAATGCCCCAATGCTCGTCTTAGCTACAACAATGGTTTAGTGATCTTGGATCCGAGATATTATGACTACCTTCTGTGCATTTGTGATATCGGTTTTTATGGCTCTGGCAAAACCTGTTTACCTTGTATGAAAGGTGCGGTGTGTAAAGATCACATGCTGCCTGCGCAGAATATGGTGATAAACGCTGGATATTGGCCATCATCGCGTGATCAGAACGTGACTCACATGGTTAAGTGCTCACATGTGCTGGGTACTAGTTCACTGGTAAACACGTCATGTAACCCACATGGAACTTGCCTCTGTGGTCTTCAATGGCTGGAGGACGGAAACAGTGCGAACTCGAGGCCATCGACAGTTTGTAAGAAGTCTTGCCTTTGTCGTAAGGGAAGTAAAGACCGATTTTGTTCAAAATGTGAAGAAGGCTTCTATAAACAGGGAATACTCTGTTACCCCTGCCCCAAGACTGAACTCAGCGTCTACATCTTGGTCGTGCTAGTTGTTTTGACCATGGTGTTGCTAATTCTAGCCTTCGCTGTTTTCTATGAGAAGAAACGTTTTCTCTCAGTTGTATTCGCATTTGTTCAGATCATTCTCGTCGCGGTTTTCTCCACGCTTCGGATCATTCCTGGCTGGCTACTTGAACTCAACGTGGTGGCTCTGATCGTTGGCTTGGCAGGAAGAGGCAAGGATACTCGTGGAATTTTAAAGATCAGTGTTTTCTACTTTCAGACCTTGGATGCTTTGATTTCTAGCACTAACGAAATCTGGCCACTCAAACTTCTTGAGTCTCAACGCTACATCGGCAATGTGTTTAACTTCCAATTCAGTGGTTTGGCTTGTACTTTTCCTAGCTTGTTTACACCACTGGGTGGGCTTGTATCTCTAATCCTTTTGCCAATCGTCTGTATTATGGGTATCCTGTTGTACTATGCCCTCGGGTATGCTTTACTCACAATTCGTGGTTTGCCTGCCAGACGATCTCAATTACGCAATAGCTGTTTGCAGCTGTCAATCATGTTGTTGAACCTCACTTATTTCCCCATTGTAAAGAAAACTGCTGCTGCTCTGGCTCACTGCGGAAAAGACGGTGATTACCGCTACCTTTTGGAAGCACCCTGGATGGAGTGCAGTGGTCATACTTACACCCTCTTGCAGGTATTCGGTTGGCTTGCCCTTGTTATGTATGTTTTTGGAATACCTTTTGGAGTATTCTTACCACTCCTCCGAAAAAAAGTCGCTAAGAGAGACCAACTTGATCCCCAAGACAAGAAGAGCTTGGACAGTTGGCTTGGCTCTATCTATCTGCCGTACAAGGAAGCATTTCGCTCGTACTTTGAGATCTTGTTTCTTCTCAGGCGCATGTTAATTGCATTCTCACTCTCTCTCATCCCGCGGTTCTCGTCATTTCAGACCATTGCCGTTTGCTTGGTTCACTTGGCTTCTCTCTGCTTCCAACTTCACTCCAGACCGTTCCGGGACTCGTACGAAAAAATCTCTCTAGAAAACTCCGCGGAGACCATGGTTCTTCTCACTCTCCATTTCTCTTTTATGAATGTGAGGTATGCATTCCTAACTCCGCATGCGTCTGCCCCTATCGTTTGGTTGCTTGTTGTAGTTAACGCCATCGTGATATGCAGCCTAGTCGTTTGCATAATACTGCTACTTGGAAGGGCTCATATATTACCTGCTCCTCCTCAAACGCCGACTCAACACGACCCAGAAGATGCACCAGACCGGCCGCAAAGCACGTATAGGAACAGGTTCTTGTCACCACTGATTAGTGATAGAAAAGGGAATCAATATGGTACATTACATGACGCCTGA